CCACCGCACTTTCAGAAGATGGATTTTCCCCGTTACGATGGGAACTCCGATCCGCTGATTTTTACCAATCGATGCGAGTCATACTTCCATCAACAACGCATCAGGTTTGGATGGCCTCCTACAACCTCGAACACGGTGCGCAGATGTGGTACCTCCAGGTACAGACGGACGAGGGCACGCCGTCCTGGCGCCGCTTCAAGGAGCTGCTGAACCTGCGCTATGGTCCACCACTGCGCTCTGCGCCGCTGGCCGAACTAGCAGAGTGCCGGCACACCAGCACGGCCGCCGAGTACCAAGACCGGTTTCAGGCGCTCCTCCCTCGCGCTGGCCCACTCGAGGAGATGCAGCGGGTCCAACTCTTCACAGGGGGGCTCCAGCCACCGCTcagcatcgacgccaggatccaaaATCCCCAAACCATGGCCACTGCAATGAGTTTGGCTTGCCAGTTCGAACTGTGGGAGCAGTACGCCGCCCCGGCTACCCGACCTTCGGCTCACCCTCTACTGCTGGCCCCGGCCGCCAGGCTGGCCCTGCTTGCACCGATGGGTGCCAAACCGGCCGCGCCCACGACCATCACCATCGAGCGCCGCACGATCAAGCGTCTCTCATAGGCCGAACAAGAGGAGCGCCGCCGGCTCGGCCTCTGTTACAATTGCGACGAGAAATTCACAAGGGGCCACAATCACATCTATAAGAAGCTATTTCTTCTGGAGGGCATTGAGGAGGACGATGATGCCGTGGCCATGGAGGTGGATGAGGCCATTGGGAACGCGGAGACGCTTGTGTTCTCCCTCCAGTCCCTCATCGGGGTCACCTTCACCAACACGATGCAACTGGAGGTCAGGCTCGGCTCCGCGTCCCTCATCGCCATGCTGGACTCCGGCAGCACCCACAACTTCATCTTGGAGGCCGTTGCTGCTCGGTCTGGCCTTCCTCTCCAGCATCGACCACGCCTCATGGCCATGGTCGCCAACGGCGAACACGTCTCGTGCGTGGGCGTCATCCGCGACACACCGCTGACCATCGGCGGTCACGTTTTCCCCGCCGATCTCTTCGTCATGCCTTTGGCAGGGTACGACGTCATTCTGGGTACTCGGTGGCTCGCTGCCCTAGGGCCGATCGTGTGGGATTTCGCCAACCACGCGGTCTCCTTCACCTACCAGGGCCACTCTTTCTGCTGGTAGGGGCTTGCAGGCCCTCAGGTGCCGGCCATGAGCACGACCACGGCGACTAGCTCGCTCCTCGAGGAGCTCTTGGCAGACTTCGACGATGTTTTCGGTGAGCCGCGCGTCCTTCCCCCATAGCGTAGCCGGGACCACAGCATCACCTTGGTGCCTGGGGCGCCGCCGGTGGCCGTCCGACCATACCGCTACCCTGCCCTGCACAAAGACGAACTAGAGCGTCAGTGTGCCGCCATGCTTGACCAGGGGCTGATCCGGCGTAGCAGCTCAGCGTTTTCGTCCCCGATCCTCCTCGTTAAGAAGGCAGATGGCTCTTGGCGGTTTTGCATCGACTACCGCGCATTGAACGCCATCACCGTCAAGGATGCCTTCCCAATTTAGGTCGTAGACCAGCTCTTGGATGAACTACATGGCgcccgcttcttcaccaagcttgaCATCCGTTTCGGCTACCACCAGGTCCACATGCGGCCGGAGGACATCGACAAGACCGCATTCCGGACACACGACGCCTTCTTCGAGTTCTTGGTCATGccgttcgggctgtgcaacgcccTGGCCACGTTCCAAGCCCTCATGAACGACGTGCTGCGCGCCTACCTCCACCGGTTTGTGCTTGTCTTCTTTGACGACATCTTGATCTACAGCTCCTCCAGGGCGGACCATCTACGCCACCTTCGCGTCGTCCTCTCGCTGCTCCGCCAGCAcagcctcttcatcaagcgctCTAAGTGCTCCTTCGGCGCGGACTCCGTCGCCTACCTCGGGCACACCATCTCCGCGATGGGCGTGGCCATGCATCCGGCCAAGGTCTAGGCCATCCATGACTGGCTGCAACCGCGCTCGGCCAGGGCGGTGCGTGGCTTCCTCGGTCTGGCGGGGTACTACCACAAATTCGTCCACAATTACGGCACCATCGCGGCCCCCCTCACCGCTCTCCTCAAGAAGGAGGGGTTCACGTGGAACGACAACGCCGCTACTGCCTTCAGTACTCTTAAGGGGGCCGTGATGTCTACCCCTGTGCTGGCGCTCCCCGACTTCGCCAAGCCGTTCATCGTCGAGTGCGACGTGTCGACATACGGTTTTGGCGTGGTGCTAGTCTAGGACGGCCACCCCATCACGTTCTTCAGTCGGCCGGTGGCGCTGCGTCATCGCTCCCTCGCCGCTTACGAGCGGGAGCTCATCGGCTTGGTGCAGGCCGTGCGGCATTGGAGGTCGTACCTGTGGGGGTGGCGGTTCACCATCAAGACGAACCACTACAGTCTCAAGTACCTCCTCGACCAACGCCTCGCCACGATCCCGCAGCATCATTGGGTCGGCAAGCTGCTGGGCTTCGACTTCACCATCGAGTACAAGTCCGGCTCCAATAACACGGTGGCTGACACCCTCTCCCGCTGCGCCACTGAGGAGGGCGTCGTGCTGGCCATTTTGGCGCCTTGTTTTGACTTCATCGGTCGGCTGCGTCACGCTCAGGCCACAGACCCGACGCTGGTGGCCATCCACGACAAGGTGCGCACAGGCACACGCGCTGCGCCCTGGACGCTCGTCGATGACATGTTCGCCTACGATGGGCGCCTCTACATCCCGCCCGCCTCCCCGCTGCTGCGAGAGATCGTGGGGGCTATCCATGAGGACGGACACGAGGGCGTCCACCGCACCTTGCACCGCCTCTGTCGCGACTTCCATTTTCCAAACATGCGCCGTTTTGTGCAGGACTTCGTGCGGGCATGCCCTACTTGCCAGCGGTACAAGTCGGAGCATCTACATCCGTCGGGCCTGCTCTTGCCGCTGCCCGTGCCGTCGGCGGTTTGGGCTGACATCGGCCTGGACTTCATCGAAGCTCTACCCCGTGTGAACGGGAAGATGGTGATCCTCTCCGTCGTCGACAggttcagcaagtactgccacttcatcCCCCTCGCGCACCCGTACACGGCAGAGTCGGTGGCCCAGGCTTTCTTCTCCGACATCGTTTGCCTCCATGGTGTGCCACAGTCCATCGTCTCCGACCGTGACCCGGTGTTCACTTCGTCGTTCTGGCGTGAACTCATGCGCCTTCTGGGCACCAAGCTCCACATGTCATCGGCCTTCCACCCACAGTCGGATGGCTAGACGGAGGCTGCCAACCGCGTCATCGTGATGTACCTACGCTGCTTCACCGGCGATCGTCCCTGCCAATGGCTCCGTTGGTTGCCTTGGGCCGAGTACACATACAACATGGCGTACCAGACTTCGCTCCGGGACACGCCGTTTAGGGTGGTCTATGGCCGGGACCCCCCTTCCATTCGCTCTTATGAGCCTGGCAAGACGAGGGTGGCTGCTGTCGCCCAGGAGATGGAGGATCGCGAGGCTTTCCTGGCGGACGTGCGCTACCGCCTAGAGCAGGCACAGAAGTCCTAGAAACTCCACTATGACTGGCTGCATCGGCAGGTCTCCTACCAGCCGGGCGACTGGGCACTTCTCCGTCTCCGTCAGCGCGCCGCATCATCCCTGCCCAGGACAACCGTGGGGAAGCTGAAGCCCCGGTACGTGGTCCCTACCGCGTCGTCGAGCTCATCAACAACGTTGTTGTTCGCCTGGAACTGCCGCCGGGGGCCCGTCTCCACGATGTGTTTCACGTTGGCGTGCTCAAAAAGTTCATCGGCGTTCCCCTGGCCACGCCCCCTACTCTACCGGCCATTCACAATGGTGTGGTAGTTCCCACGCCACTGCAGGTCACACAAGCCTGCTTGGCGCGTGGCGTTCGCCAGGTGCTCGTCCACTGGCGCGGCGAGCCGGCCGAGTCTGCTTCCTGGGAGGACCTCGAAGCTTTCCGCCTCAAGTACCCCGACTTTCAGCTCGAGGACAAGCTGGGTCTCGAGggcgggagagatgtcatgtgggggcgCACGTACAGGCGCCGCCGTGACGAACGCCGCGCCACAGAACGGGCTGGGCGCGCACAGGAGGAGGCCACCACGAGTGGCTAGGATTAGAAAGAGGGATTAGTTTCTATTATGGCTCCTTAAGTTTAGGAGTGATTGGTTGGGCCGGTTGGCCATATATGCATGTAACCGAACAATGAGCAGGTTAAGCAATATCATTATTccctaatctctctctctctctcaacaagcCGACGGCAGAGGGGTAAAACCTCGCCGGCGACGACGGACCGTGGCTACGAACTCTGTAGTCAGGGGCCAGCTACCCTAGGTCCGGACGCCCTTGACACCTTTAGAGGCAATTCTACTAAACCAAGGGCACTGATGGCCTCATTAAATAGGTACATTTCAAGATGGTCTCCCCCAGGCTTATTCCTATCATCAGGGGATCTATAAAGATTAAAATCACCCACTAGTAACCAGTTGACAGAATCTGGCATCTGAATGTTTTTAAACCAGTTTAGAAAATCTCTCTATCCAGGAGCAGTACATGGAGCATAGATATTTGACAGGATCCAAGAGTCATTGTTATGATTAGAAGTGAACTCAACAGACATACAAAAATTATTCTCAAAGATTTTGGTGCCAGAAAAAAGAGAAGACTTCCAAATTATGATTGAACCACCTGAGGCACCAACTAAAGGAATGAACTCAAAGGCATCAAAAGAGGAAGGGTAAATTTTCTTAATAAACATTAGATCAAAAGATTGATTCTTTGTCTCTTGAAGACAAACTATATCACAATTGTTGTTCAGTACACGATCTCTGACAGCATCCCACTTCTTGTCAGAATTTATTCCCCTAACATTCCAACTAAGGACAGACCAAGTTCTATTTGACATTTAAAAGATTAACAAGCAAAAGATGAAGACCCTATATCACTAGGAACTAGGGTGTGCAGCTCCATTCTTGGAGTCCTGGCCAAATTCAgcatcatcattgttgctattggAGCACTGGCCTGATGTGGATGCAGCATGGTCAACATCTGAAGAGGAGCCTATCTTTTTCTTACTGActatcttctttttcttcttcacaGGCTTGGCATTAAGCTTGGAGGGTGAG
The nucleotide sequence above comes from Miscanthus floridulus cultivar M001 chromosome 18, ASM1932011v1, whole genome shotgun sequence. Encoded proteins:
- the LOC136521238 gene encoding uncharacterized protein produces the protein MASYNLEHGAQMWYLQVQTDEGTPSWRRFKELLNLRYGPPLRSAPLAELAECRHTSTAAEYQDRFQALLPRAGPLEEMQRVQLFTGGLQPPLSIDARIQNPQTMATAMSLACQFELWEQYAAPATRPSAHPLLLAPAARLALLAPMGAKPAAPTTITIERRTIKRLS